The Alteromonas gilva genome has a window encoding:
- a CDS encoding phosphoglycolate phosphatase — MKNIQVSHILFDLDGTLIDSVPDLAYCVDIAMREAGLPARGELAVRNWVGNGIEKLVARAVSNSEHGNAEQPLFDVAFSAFLAAYTANNGKYSKLYDGVLSTLDWLIDNGYRLACVTNKASAFTLPLLHQKGLARYFDVVVSGDTCGHKKPHPEPLNYALRALQTSADKAIMVGDSRADIHAARAAGCPVYALTYGYNHGEDISIYQPDKILQSLVELPAILGAGQ, encoded by the coding sequence TTGATTTAGACGGCACACTCATCGACAGTGTGCCGGATTTAGCCTACTGCGTTGATATCGCCATGCGCGAGGCCGGGTTGCCCGCCCGTGGTGAGCTCGCCGTACGTAATTGGGTGGGTAATGGGATTGAAAAACTGGTTGCAAGGGCGGTGTCCAACAGTGAACACGGCAATGCGGAACAGCCGTTATTCGATGTTGCCTTTAGCGCATTCCTCGCTGCTTATACGGCGAATAATGGCAAATACAGCAAGCTTTACGATGGGGTGTTAAGTACCCTGGACTGGCTTATCGATAATGGATACCGGTTGGCGTGCGTAACTAATAAAGCATCGGCCTTTACTTTGCCGCTATTACATCAAAAAGGGCTGGCCAGGTACTTTGATGTGGTGGTAAGTGGTGATACCTGCGGGCACAAAAAGCCCCATCCCGAGCCTCTCAATTATGCCTTACGCGCACTGCAAACAAGCGCCGATAAGGCAATTATGGTAGGTGACTCCAGAGCGGATATTCATGCCGCCAGAGCGGCCGGGTGTCCGGTCTATGCGCTGACTTATGGTTACAACCATGGCGAGGACATCAGTATCTATCAGCCAGACAAAATATTACAGTCACTGGTTGAGTTGCCGGCTATTCTGGGCGCGGGGCAATAA
- the ubiE gene encoding bifunctional demethylmenaquinone methyltransferase/2-methoxy-6-polyprenyl-1,4-benzoquinol methylase UbiE, whose amino-acid sequence MSEQHASSQNDDAPAEQSTDFGFRQVDRNKKASMVAGVFDSVAAKYDVMNDFMSMGIHRLWKRYTIDCSGIKTGQKVLDLAGGTGDLAARFSRLVGPTGEVVLADINHSMLSVGRDKLRDMGIVGNVDYVQANAEALPFPDNHFDLVTMAFGLRNVTDKDKALASIFRILKPGGRLLVLEFSKPTNELLSKTYDWYSFNVLPTMGQLVANDRESYQYLAESIRMHPDQDTLKSMFEQAGFEHCDYQNLTGGIVALHRGYKF is encoded by the coding sequence ATGTCAGAACAACACGCTTCCTCGCAAAACGATGACGCACCAGCAGAACAATCTACCGATTTTGGTTTTCGTCAGGTCGACAGAAATAAGAAAGCGTCAATGGTGGCCGGGGTCTTTGACTCGGTCGCGGCAAAATACGATGTAATGAATGACTTTATGTCGATGGGCATCCACCGCCTTTGGAAGCGCTATACCATTGACTGTAGTGGTATTAAAACGGGTCAGAAAGTGCTTGATCTGGCTGGTGGTACTGGCGACCTGGCGGCCAGATTTTCGCGCTTGGTTGGCCCGACCGGCGAGGTTGTGCTGGCGGATATTAACCACTCCATGCTGTCGGTAGGACGCGATAAACTTCGTGATATGGGCATTGTAGGCAATGTTGATTATGTGCAGGCAAATGCCGAGGCGCTGCCATTTCCTGACAATCATTTTGATTTGGTGACGATGGCGTTTGGCCTCAGAAACGTCACCGATAAAGACAAAGCACTGGCGTCGATTTTTCGAATTCTGAAGCCGGGCGGACGCTTACTGGTGCTGGAGTTTTCTAAACCCACCAATGAATTACTGTCTAAAACCTATGACTGGTATTCTTTTAACGTGTTGCCCACCATGGGGCAACTGGTGGCTAACGACCGTGAGAGCTACCAGTATCTCGCCGAGTCAATTCGCATGCACCCTGATCAGGATACCCTTAAATCAATGTTTGAGCAGGCAGGCTTTGAACATTGCGATTACCAGAATCTCACCGGCGGAATCGTTGCCCTGCACCGGGGTTATAAATTTTAA
- a CDS encoding ubiquinone biosynthesis accessory factor UbiJ, with translation MPTGPLLTAAAENALNRLLALDPDARAALNALQGKRLIVELTDVAQRFALVFSSQIDVLLLSDPVTEVSKHECIIKTRLAVLPSLRDTSQLTRLIKAGELEVQGELAIAQDFSAVLQNLNIDWEEHLAVKTNDVVAHEVFSLMAKFGERLKLMSGKAEAILGSALTDEKQIAAHRLAVIHFSDQVSALRDDTERLAARLARLERSKQ, from the coding sequence ATGCCAACCGGACCCTTGCTGACTGCTGCGGCAGAAAATGCACTTAATCGTTTGTTGGCACTCGACCCCGATGCCCGGGCAGCGCTTAATGCGTTGCAGGGCAAGCGGCTCATTGTTGAGTTAACGGATGTCGCGCAGCGCTTTGCGTTGGTGTTTTCCAGTCAGATTGATGTTCTTTTGCTCAGCGATCCGGTCACTGAGGTCAGCAAGCATGAATGCATCATTAAAACCCGGCTGGCGGTGTTACCCAGTCTGCGTGACACTTCTCAACTGACGCGTTTAATTAAAGCCGGCGAGCTTGAAGTGCAGGGCGAGTTGGCGATAGCCCAGGATTTTTCGGCGGTATTGCAAAACCTGAACATTGATTGGGAGGAGCATCTGGCGGTTAAAACCAATGATGTCGTTGCCCATGAGGTGTTTTCGCTAATGGCTAAATTTGGTGAACGGTTGAAGTTAATGTCAGGTAAAGCCGAAGCGATACTTGGCAGTGCATTAACCGATGAAAAGCAGATAGCCGCTCACCGCCTGGCGGTGATTCATTTTTCTGATCAGGTCAGTGCGCTGCGCGATGACACTGAACGGTTAGCAGCACGCCTTGCCAGACTTGAGCGGAGTAAACAGTAA
- the ubiB gene encoding ubiquinone biosynthesis regulatory protein kinase UbiB, with protein MQLLRIYQINRVMLEHGLDELIPTKWLPWYARILRKCLFWIRNQHKDKSAGVRLTLALQALGPVFIKFGQMLSTRRDLLSVDIANELAMLQDRVKPFDTERAQDIIKQSLQIQSLNEVFATFEATPLASASIAQVHAARLKEGDIDVVVKVLRPDIRKTIKADTELMLTLARVLQKWLPDGKRLRPVEVVREYEKTIVDELDLTREAANGMQLGRNFDGSEALYVPQIYSDYCRPNVLVMERIYGIPISDIDALIAQNTNLRILAERGVEVFFTQVFRDSFFHADMHPGNIFVSRDNPGNPQYIAIDFGIVGTLNQEDKRYLAENFIAFFNRDYRKVAQLHADSGWVPSDTNIDEFEGAIRTVCEPIFQKPLAEISFGNVLVQLFNTARRFNMVVQPQLVLLQKTLLYVEGLGRQLYPQLDLWQTAKPFLEKWMREQIGVKAVLTKVKANLPYWSEKLPDMPELLYDTLKQAKYFPEKQLRANALLLQQQKQAQKAQHLSIVGATFIIVAAIAPLYPLHWSVSGGLVLLGCGCWLRAWLKGRS; from the coding sequence ATGCAGTTACTGAGGATTTACCAGATAAACCGGGTCATGCTGGAGCATGGTTTGGATGAACTGATCCCAACCAAGTGGCTACCCTGGTATGCACGTATTCTGCGCAAATGTTTGTTTTGGATCCGCAACCAGCATAAAGACAAAAGCGCCGGTGTCAGACTTACTCTGGCTCTGCAGGCTCTTGGGCCGGTTTTCATCAAATTTGGCCAGATGCTGTCGACCCGTCGTGATCTGCTCTCAGTGGATATCGCCAATGAACTGGCAATGTTACAGGACCGGGTGAAGCCGTTTGACACCGAACGTGCTCAGGACATCATAAAGCAGTCACTACAAATTCAATCCTTAAATGAGGTGTTCGCCACCTTCGAAGCCACCCCTCTGGCGTCTGCCAGTATTGCTCAGGTTCACGCTGCCCGGCTTAAAGAAGGCGATATTGATGTGGTGGTTAAAGTGCTGCGTCCGGACATTCGTAAAACCATCAAAGCGGATACCGAACTGATGTTAACCCTGGCCAGGGTTTTACAAAAATGGTTGCCGGACGGCAAACGCTTGCGGCCGGTAGAGGTGGTCAGAGAATATGAAAAAACCATCGTTGATGAGTTGGATCTGACACGTGAGGCCGCCAACGGTATGCAGTTAGGCCGCAATTTTGACGGCTCTGAAGCCCTTTATGTGCCACAGATTTACAGTGATTACTGCCGGCCCAACGTGTTGGTTATGGAACGCATATATGGCATCCCTATTTCCGATATCGATGCGTTAATTGCCCAGAACACCAATTTACGCATTTTGGCCGAACGCGGTGTTGAAGTGTTTTTTACCCAGGTATTCAGAGACAGCTTTTTTCACGCTGATATGCACCCGGGCAATATCTTTGTATCGCGGGACAATCCGGGGAACCCCCAGTACATTGCCATTGATTTTGGTATCGTGGGCACGCTGAACCAGGAAGACAAGCGTTACCTTGCGGAAAATTTCATTGCCTTTTTTAATCGCGATTATCGCAAAGTTGCGCAGTTGCATGCCGATTCAGGCTGGGTACCCTCCGACACTAACATCGACGAATTTGAAGGCGCGATACGCACAGTTTGCGAGCCCATTTTTCAAAAACCACTGGCTGAAATATCTTTTGGTAACGTGCTGGTGCAGCTATTTAATACCGCCCGGCGTTTCAATATGGTAGTGCAACCGCAATTAGTGCTGTTACAAAAAACCTTGTTGTATGTGGAAGGTCTGGGCAGACAACTGTATCCGCAACTCGACCTGTGGCAAACCGCCAAACCCTTTTTAGAAAAATGGATGCGTGAGCAAATTGGTGTAAAGGCAGTATTGACCAAGGTAAAGGCAAACCTGCCTTATTGGAGCGAAAAACTACCGGACATGCCGGAGTTGCTCTACGACACGCTTAAACAGGCAAAATACTTTCCGGAAAAGCAACTGCGTGCCAATGCACTGCTGCTGCAACAACAAAAGCAGGCGCAAAAAGCGCAGCATCTGAGTATCGTGGGGGCAACCTTTATTATTGTGGCGGCCATTGCGCCGCTTTATCCGCTCCACTGGAGCGTGTCTGGCGGGCTTGTGCTGCTTGGTTGCGGCTGCTGGTTGCGAGCCTGGTTGAAGGGGCGAAGCTAG
- the cspE gene encoding transcription antiterminator/RNA stability regulator CspE, giving the protein MSKVTGTVKWFNAEKGYGFLTQDDGGKDVFVHFRAIVSEGYKTLVEGQKVQFEVEQGQKGLQAANVEAI; this is encoded by the coding sequence ATGTCTAAAGTAACTGGTACCGTTAAGTGGTTTAATGCTGAAAAAGGTTATGGCTTTTTAACGCAAGACGACGGCGGTAAAGACGTTTTTGTTCACTTCCGTGCTATCGTATCCGAAGGATACAAAACGCTGGTAGAAGGTCAAAAAGTTCAATTTGAAGTTGAACAAGGACAAAAAGGTCTGCAGGCGGCTAACGTAGAAGCCATCTAA
- the cysK gene encoding cysteine synthase A: MLNPNITTPIRQDRVLDSVVETIGNTPMVKLNRIHNGTSNPASILAKLEYFNPAGSIKDRAALAMLNALQQDNQSPVTHIVEASSGNSGVACAWLGAVYDIAVTIVMPEHMSVERQKLISHYGATLITTPREQGMPGAIARAERLIEQLDGAVSMDQFANPANALAHQQSTGQEIWDDTAGKVDVVVAGMGTGGTLTGIGTFLKARNRAIQIVAAEPESCPLLSQGRGGEHKIQGINPGHIPAGMKVEILDRVITVSDDDAISMARQLARKEGLAVGLSSGAVVHAALCLAAMPQYHGKNIVTILADGAERYFSTALFCE, from the coding sequence ATGCTTAATCCAAATATTACAACACCTATCAGACAAGACAGAGTACTCGACAGTGTTGTCGAGACGATTGGCAATACGCCTATGGTAAAGCTTAACCGGATCCATAATGGCACCAGCAATCCTGCCTCTATTCTGGCTAAATTAGAGTATTTTAACCCTGCAGGCTCAATAAAAGACCGTGCTGCGCTGGCGATGCTGAACGCGCTGCAACAAGATAATCAGTCGCCGGTGACTCATATTGTCGAAGCATCTTCGGGCAATAGTGGTGTGGCCTGCGCCTGGCTTGGCGCGGTATACGACATAGCCGTTACCATTGTGATGCCCGAGCATATGTCGGTGGAGCGACAAAAGCTCATTAGCCACTATGGCGCCACGCTGATTACCACACCGCGTGAGCAGGGTATGCCCGGCGCTATCGCCAGGGCAGAACGCCTGATTGAGCAACTTGACGGTGCGGTATCGATGGATCAGTTTGCTAACCCGGCCAATGCCTTGGCGCATCAGCAATCCACTGGTCAGGAAATATGGGATGATACCGCCGGGAAGGTTGATGTCGTCGTTGCCGGCATGGGCACTGGCGGTACGTTAACGGGCATCGGCACTTTTCTCAAAGCCCGTAACCGGGCAATTCAAATCGTCGCCGCCGAGCCTGAAAGCTGCCCGCTGTTAAGTCAGGGGCGCGGTGGTGAGCACAAGATTCAGGGCATCAATCCGGGTCATATACCGGCAGGGATGAAGGTAGAAATACTCGACCGGGTTATTACCGTAAGTGACGATGATGCTATCAGCATGGCCAGACAACTGGCGCGCAAGGAAGGACTGGCCGTAGGCCTGTCATCAGGTGCAGTGGTACATGCGGCTCTTTGCCTGGCGGCGATGCCGCAATATCATGGCAAAAATATTGTTACCATTTTAGCCGATGGTGCAGAGCGGTATTTCTCAACCGCGTTATTTTGTGAGTAA
- a CDS encoding Lrp/AsnC family transcriptional regulator, which produces MDKIDRGILNLLQHDADLSVQHIAEQVGLTVTPCWRRIQRLQQKGVITRKVALLDAALLGLNLTVFVQVKAGRHDEQWLAEFAHHCAAFEEIVEFYRMSGEYDYMLKVVVADMQRFDHFYKRLIKGMPMGDVTSSFAMEQIKYTTAQPLTGL; this is translated from the coding sequence ATAGATAAAATTGATAGGGGAATTCTTAACCTTTTACAGCACGACGCGGATCTCTCCGTTCAGCATATTGCAGAGCAGGTTGGACTTACCGTTACACCGTGCTGGCGAAGAATACAGCGTTTACAACAAAAGGGCGTTATCACCCGCAAAGTAGCATTACTCGATGCAGCACTACTGGGGCTTAACCTAACCGTGTTTGTGCAGGTGAAAGCCGGCCGCCACGACGAGCAGTGGCTGGCCGAATTTGCCCATCACTGCGCAGCCTTCGAAGAGATTGTTGAGTTCTACCGGATGTCTGGTGAATATGATTATATGCTCAAGGTAGTAGTGGCCGATATGCAGCGCTTTGACCACTTCTACAAGCGTTTGATCAAGGGAATGCCCATGGGGGATGTCACCTCGAGCTTTGCGATGGAGCAAATAAAGTATACTACGGCACAGCCGTTAACCGGGTTATAA
- a CDS encoding acyl-CoA dehydrogenase produces MSVNPYWQDLLLLDKQLNEDERLLRDAAREFCQQVLQPGILQANREGRFDPSLMRQFGELGLLGATIEGYGCAGVSYIAYGLIAREVERVDSGYRSAMSVQSSLVMHPIYQFGSDAQKAQYLPQLASGELIGCFGLTEPDAGSDPASMKTRATPVEGGYRLNGSKMWITNSPIADVCVVWAKNAALDDAICGFIVERGMQGLSTSEIEGKMSLKASITGEIVMDNVFVPEANLLPKVTGLKGPFSCLNMARYGIAWGAMGAAEFCWHAARQYGLDRTQFGKPLAQTQLFQTKLADMQTEITLGLQAALRVGQLIDSGQFDPAMISLIKRNNCAKALDIARKARDMHGGNGIADEYHIMRHMVNLETVNTYEGTYDIHGLILGRAQTGLQAFF; encoded by the coding sequence ATGTCGGTTAATCCCTATTGGCAGGATCTCCTGTTACTTGATAAGCAGCTTAACGAAGATGAACGCCTGTTGCGCGATGCAGCCCGGGAGTTTTGTCAGCAGGTGCTGCAACCCGGCATCTTACAGGCGAACCGCGAAGGGCGTTTTGACCCTTCCCTGATGCGCCAGTTCGGTGAGCTGGGATTGCTGGGTGCTACCATCGAAGGCTATGGCTGTGCCGGTGTGAGTTACATTGCCTATGGCCTGATAGCCCGCGAGGTCGAGCGTGTCGACAGTGGCTATCGTAGCGCTATGAGCGTGCAGTCGTCGCTGGTAATGCACCCCATTTACCAGTTCGGTAGTGACGCCCAGAAAGCACAGTATTTACCCCAGCTCGCCAGCGGCGAGCTAATTGGGTGTTTTGGTTTAACCGAGCCTGATGCCGGCTCAGATCCGGCGAGTATGAAGACCCGGGCGACGCCGGTTGAAGGGGGGTATCGGTTGAATGGCAGTAAGATGTGGATCACTAACTCGCCGATTGCCGATGTGTGTGTGGTATGGGCGAAAAACGCCGCCCTGGACGACGCCATTTGCGGATTCATTGTTGAGCGTGGCATGCAAGGGCTGAGTACGTCAGAAATTGAAGGCAAAATGTCGCTAAAGGCATCGATTACCGGTGAAATTGTTATGGATAACGTATTTGTGCCGGAGGCTAACTTACTCCCGAAGGTGACCGGTCTCAAAGGCCCGTTCAGTTGTTTGAACATGGCGCGCTACGGCATAGCCTGGGGCGCCATGGGCGCTGCAGAGTTTTGTTGGCATGCGGCAAGACAATATGGTTTGGACCGCACGCAATTTGGTAAACCGTTGGCGCAAACGCAGTTGTTTCAGACTAAGTTAGCAGACATGCAAACCGAAATAACTCTCGGTTTGCAGGCTGCGCTGCGCGTCGGTCAGTTAATTGACAGCGGGCAGTTTGATCCGGCGATGATCTCCCTCATAAAGCGCAACAATTGCGCTAAAGCGCTCGATATTGCCCGTAAAGCAAGGGATATGCACGGCGGCAATGGAATCGCCGATGAGTACCATATAATGCGCCATATGGTGAACCTGGAAACGGTTAACACCTACGAAGGCACCTATGATATTCATGGTTTAATTTTGGGCCGGGCGCAGACCGGGTTGCAGGCCTTTTTCTGA
- a CDS encoding substrate-binding periplasmic protein → MINMVWVGKFRQAGKLGSLLLCSLWGFQCIAQSPLKLVANPLPTMVAEEPGAPSARLNQLITNAFAAINVDVLLETDRPAFSGSGLLTGRYDGEYAHFNLQDRRDNLLFSKTYLPSHLYLASREHTLDEVSQFSHIPNSRVATTNSIANSTELRRVKAVSWARNPTVLDMFKQLSEGRADYALEDGLILAEFNRLLADSAEQPLFLSPKPLITSGFTLSIRKDYPNAQQILNDFDAYIATIQKDGRFNKIMAITWTSKDINADGTADWITTADAHHEGPAPMSLKEVVPLDKTPTGTASLFYIDGKAYPDWQSAQQALSNTRALPRPSLLDHEVYKGMLKRW, encoded by the coding sequence ATGATAAACATGGTATGGGTTGGTAAGTTCAGGCAAGCTGGCAAGCTCGGCAGCCTGCTCTTATGTAGTCTGTGGGGCTTTCAATGCATTGCCCAGTCGCCACTAAAGTTAGTGGCCAACCCCTTGCCAACGATGGTAGCGGAAGAGCCTGGTGCGCCCTCGGCACGACTTAACCAACTCATCACCAACGCATTTGCCGCCATCAATGTGGACGTGCTCCTTGAGACAGACCGGCCGGCCTTCTCCGGCAGCGGCCTGCTGACGGGCCGTTATGATGGCGAGTATGCCCATTTTAATCTTCAGGATCGCCGCGACAATCTGCTCTTTAGTAAGACCTACCTGCCTTCACATCTTTATCTGGCCAGTCGTGAGCATACGCTCGATGAGGTAAGCCAGTTCTCGCACATCCCCAACAGTCGCGTTGCCACCACCAATAGCATTGCTAACTCAACCGAACTACGCCGGGTTAAAGCAGTTTCATGGGCCCGCAACCCCACTGTGCTGGATATGTTTAAACAGCTATCAGAAGGCCGTGCAGACTATGCCCTGGAGGATGGTTTGATTCTCGCTGAATTTAACCGCTTGCTGGCCGATAGCGCCGAGCAGCCGCTGTTTTTATCGCCCAAACCACTTATTACAAGCGGTTTTACTCTCAGTATCCGTAAAGACTATCCCAATGCGCAACAGATCCTCAACGACTTTGACGCCTACATAGCAACCATACAAAAAGACGGGCGCTTTAATAAGATTATGGCTATCACCTGGACGTCAAAAGACATTAACGCTGATGGCACTGCAGACTGGATTACCACAGCTGACGCACATCATGAAGGTCCGGCGCCGATGTCACTGAAAGAGGTGGTACCGCTCGACAAGACCCCTACCGGCACGGCATCGTTATTTTATATTGATGGTAAAGCCTACCCTGACTGGCAATCCGCCCAACAGGCCTTATCCAACACACGCGCGTTGCCGCGCCCATCGTTGCTCGACCATGAAGTGTACAAAGGAATGTTAAAGCGCTGGTAA
- a CDS encoding M28 family metallopeptidase — protein MAAGVSLTLQADQLDYVDQPQLHDIAADISAARIEQDITRLVSFGTRHTLSETESDTRGIGAARRWVKAEFERISAACGNCLEVYYSSATIDNESRIPEPVEVVSVIAIQRGISDPDRYVLMSGDIDSRVSDVMNATADSPGANDNASGVAGTLEAARVLSQYRFNGSIVYAALSGEEQGLFGGKILAEQAQKEGWRLKAVLNNDMIGNIEGVNGVINNTTARIFAEGTRQTETEREGRIRRFTGGEVDSPSRNLARYIDLMADRYIENLDTMVIYRLDRFGRGGHHRPFNDLGYPGVRIMETNENYTRQHQDLRTENGIEYGDTLDGVNFDYAAKLTALNAVSLAGMAWAPSPPQEVSIKGAVQPSTTLSWAPLEKSQNPQLAGYKIYWRYTDAPQWQFSRFVGDVNEFTLKNIVIDNYFFGVASVSKEGFESPVVFPGAAGAFGE, from the coding sequence ATGGCCGCTGGCGTTAGTTTAACGCTGCAGGCAGATCAGCTTGACTACGTTGACCAACCACAGCTGCACGATATTGCCGCGGATATATCAGCGGCACGAATTGAGCAGGATATCACCAGATTAGTGAGTTTCGGCACCCGCCATACTCTTTCTGAAACCGAGTCTGACACGCGCGGGATCGGCGCCGCACGACGCTGGGTTAAAGCCGAGTTTGAGCGGATATCAGCCGCCTGCGGTAATTGCCTTGAGGTGTATTACAGCTCAGCCACCATCGACAATGAAAGTCGAATTCCTGAACCCGTAGAAGTCGTCAGCGTCATTGCCATTCAACGAGGTATTAGCGATCCGGATCGCTACGTATTAATGTCTGGTGATATTGATTCGCGCGTCTCCGATGTGATGAACGCCACAGCGGACTCCCCCGGTGCCAATGACAATGCCTCTGGTGTGGCCGGCACCCTCGAAGCGGCGCGCGTGCTGAGTCAGTACCGCTTCAATGGCAGCATTGTTTACGCAGCCCTCTCCGGTGAGGAACAGGGTTTATTTGGCGGTAAAATTCTGGCCGAACAAGCCCAAAAAGAAGGCTGGCGTTTAAAAGCCGTACTTAATAATGACATGATTGGCAATATTGAAGGCGTTAACGGGGTGATAAATAACACCACTGCACGCATCTTTGCCGAAGGTACCCGTCAGACTGAAACCGAGCGCGAAGGCCGGATCCGCCGCTTTACCGGTGGCGAAGTTGACTCGCCAAGCCGCAATTTGGCGCGCTACATTGATTTAATGGCAGACCGCTATATAGAAAACCTCGACACCATGGTAATTTACCGGCTCGATCGTTTTGGCCGCGGCGGTCATCATCGCCCGTTCAACGATTTAGGTTACCCGGGTGTACGAATTATGGAAACCAACGAAAACTACACTCGTCAACACCAGGATCTGCGTACCGAAAATGGTATTGAGTATGGCGATACCCTCGACGGCGTTAACTTTGACTATGCAGCAAAACTTACCGCGCTTAACGCAGTAAGTCTGGCGGGCATGGCCTGGGCCCCCAGCCCACCACAGGAAGTGTCGATAAAAGGCGCAGTACAGCCTTCGACTACCCTGAGCTGGGCACCGCTGGAGAAATCCCAGAACCCACAGTTAGCCGGTTACAAAATCTACTGGCGATATACCGATGCACCGCAATGGCAGTTCAGCCGTTTCGTTGGCGACGTCAATGAATTCACCCTGAAAAACATTGTTATTGATAACTACTTTTTCGGGGTCGCCAGTGTCAGTAAAGAGGGCTTTGAAAGTCCGGTGGTCTTCCCGGGCGCGGCAGGTGCTTTCGGTGAGTAA
- the fre gene encoding NAD(P)H-flavin reductase: protein MSQIRCQVEGIAPLTKTVFRVDLTPDVSFDFQSGQYVLVHMDENDQRPFSIANAAHDNNRLELHIGAEPGNAYAGEVLERMRQEKAIFVSGGHGQAVLQDGDTPIVLVAGGTGFSYTYSILMQSLKDNPQRDITLYWGAKHVEDLYYHDELVSLAAHHPHLTFIPVVENASDDWQGRKGWVHHAVLADYADMSGIQVYIAGRFDMAKVARDDFFARGLGKDSLFGDAYAFI from the coding sequence ATGTCACAAATTAGATGCCAGGTTGAGGGAATAGCCCCACTGACCAAAACTGTTTTCCGGGTGGATTTAACCCCCGACGTTTCTTTCGATTTTCAGTCAGGGCAGTATGTTTTAGTACACATGGACGAAAACGATCAACGCCCGTTTTCAATTGCCAATGCGGCGCACGACAATAACCGTCTGGAATTACACATCGGGGCGGAGCCGGGTAATGCTTACGCTGGCGAAGTGCTTGAACGTATGCGTCAGGAAAAGGCCATTTTTGTATCCGGCGGTCACGGTCAGGCCGTGTTGCAAGACGGCGATACGCCGATTGTACTCGTTGCGGGCGGAACCGGCTTTTCGTACACCTATTCAATTTTGATGCAATCACTAAAAGATAATCCTCAGCGCGACATCACTTTGTACTGGGGTGCTAAGCACGTTGAAGATCTGTATTACCACGACGAACTGGTGTCACTGGCAGCCCATCATCCACACCTTACCTTTATTCCGGTAGTGGAAAACGCCAGCGACGACTGGCAAGGCCGCAAAGGGTGGGTTCACCATGCTGTGCTCGCCGACTATGCAGATATGTCAGGTATTCAGGTTTATATTGCTGGCCGCTTCGATATGGCCAAGGTCGCCCGTGACGACTTCTTTGCCCGCGGCCTGGGCAAGGATTCGCTGTTTGGCGACGCTTACGCTTTTATTTAA